The DNA sequence GTCTCCAGTGGCAGATGGTAATCTTTGTCAAGAGCTATGATTGAGATAAAGACAGATATTGATGCAgggaaaaaagaagacattttaattgGATTAGTGTGAGGAGAGGTGAGCGTGAGGACAAGTGTAGTCACTTTTATTACTTAACCAAGCTCAGTTTACTCTGCCCGGAGCTATGAGCCTCTGTCTAGACTGGTGACCTTCTTGGCTCCAAGTTTAAGGGAACATGTTGCTACTTTGCTCCCATCTAGTGGCCGCCACAGGTATTACAGAGTCAAAGTTCATGCAGTGAAGCTCTGcagctataataataatagtgaaaaatgtgatatatatacTGGACTGGAGATTCAAACCTGAGTTGAACAGCTTCATGAGCTCCTTGGCATTCACCTTGCAATCCTGTCGAGGTGACAGAGAAGATTAGTTTGGATTGTTTACCCAAGAGCCCAAAATTCACACTTATCATGAAGGTAATGGTAAATTCAGTTTCTTACTGGGCCGGCCACCTCTTCAAAAGTCTTCTCGACTCTAACTTGGTCCTCCGGGGACACGGGTGTTGCCATAACCTTATTGGCACAAACGAAGAAACATATAGGACTTAGCTGGGATTAGTTTAGGTTATAAACATTTAGAGACGTCCCCTTAACTCACCGTGAGGAAGCCAGATGAGCAGGTGAAGTCCTGAGTCCTGAAACACAAGGATCACACCAGACTGTCCGTGTTATTCTCTTATATTATACTTTTAATATAAACCTTACAGACTCTGATTAGCGCAGCTGCACTGACTGAAAATGACGATGGCCATTACAGTCAGAGTACGCATACTACACTGTTCTCAGCTTTATAATTGACTTTTGTCGCTAACAGAAGTTATAAGGGTTAATCATTCTATTAGCCTATTGTTGTTGAGACTAATTGAGAATTTCTAAATTACATAGTCGTATAATGCTGGGAACAGAGTTTAATTCTACAGACAAGAGTGGGTGACTATGACTGTGCTGCTGAGAGTGAGTGTGACGGGAGGTGATTCAGGGATGCTGTGCAGCCCTCAGGAAGTGTTGTGGGTCTATGATTTaacaaaatatctatgatgGGAAAAGACGTAATGAGACTCACATACGCAACGCTTAACATTTACGGACAGTGTCTAGTGAATGGAGCTGTTTTCTGATTGTTACTGGCATAACCTGGTGCTATTATGAGAATTTTACAGGTTTGCAAATTATAATTTTATCACAACATCATATTCTTATTGgttaaaaagagtaaaatgtttatttgatttttgtattttgttgttgtgtctttTTGCCCCTCTAAAGTGAATTCCCTCCATCTTACCCCAAAGTGTTTCCAGTCTTGGAGAAGATGCGAATAAAGAAATCTCCAGGCTGGTTGGGTCGATAGGTGGACGCCACCATGACATAGTTACCCGGGTCCAGATGCACCTTTCTCCACACACCCCTGTGGGACATAGTGAGAGATTtatcaatttttaaaacattttaatgtgcagTAAAATACAACTTTAAACGATCAAGTAAAAACATCAGGtccaaacaaacaatacaattcTCTCACCAGACATATAGAATAACTTTTACATTGTGTCAGGTCCTCCTGTGCATTATGCAAAACCAATTTTGCATCAACCATCTCCTAATAGTGAAAAAAGGAGGCCATGATCAGAACGGAGGTCAGTGTTTTTAATcacttaaaaatgtgtgatgCAGCTAATATAAGACACAACATTGATtatccatttctttttttttttcatttcatacacaGTAATGTGTATGAAATGTCGTTTGCATCTATAAACTGTCTTCAGGATGAGACAAGTGCTGCTGATTCATTTAAATCCTACATGTAAATCAGTTTAGTTAAATtcaatatgtaaaatgtatttgaatgaTAGACTGCTGTTGTTGTCTGGACAGTCAGGTAAGAGGGCTGGGTTGGACTGTGAGGGTGAATGAATTGTATGttttgtctgttgtgttttgtttatattttctttccttttcatttgttttcttgtcttatttttttctttttcttctacaATTATCTGTCAATCAGTTgtattaatgtactgtatgtttgtctcGTGTGAATGgtatataatgaataaaaaaataaaaatatttggtcacaaaacaaaaacaagattttgtACACAGAGCTGGTGTTGCGTAACTCTTATTGGGCCAGTGTGTCCAATAACAGGCACACAACTGGTTTGTGTTTTCAATAACTCGTCCCAACCTATGAATCACATTCAGTAGGACAATTACTGTTTGTGTGGATGTTGGAGCTAAAAATTGCATTATACAGtacttacatttacattttgtcatttgtcatacGCTTTTATCAAAGTGACTTAAAAGCGAGACAAGACAATCATTAGAGGACAGTGACGCAAAAGAGCTGTGGTTCAAATTCTCAAATAGCTGATCAGGCACAAGAGGAACGACAAAGACAGACTGAactaaaaagaaagtttttatgttgtttttacaaaaaattaaaataagaaattactggaagtagacaagtgcataagaaataacattaacaacagGAAATTAGTGCAGCAATCCACAAAGTGCTAAAAAGTTAAAGAGGCTCAAGTGTTGATTTACTTGATTCAGCTCACAGTTATCACAGTATGAGAAACGTTTTAGCAGACCTGCAGCACCTTCAGGAACCAAGTAAAAGCATCAGCACCAATTTGTCTGCTTATattattgaaaaaatataaatacatatgtGTAAACAAGTACGCTGTTGTTTTCTCTTATACTGATCTTTCACCTTTGAGCCTTATATTTCCCAGAGCGACCCACAGGGCGGTTCTTCATGAAGAAGCTGCGGTCCAGACACAGACCTTTGAGCTGTATGGAGAATCATATCATAAAGGGATGGAaggttattattttataaagcCTCCATTGAGGAAAAATTATTAATGTGTTGCCCATGAGATACTCACCTCAGGAGGAACctgtaaaacagaagaaacGTGAAAGCAGGTGTGAGTTTTAAGTAGAATAAAGGTGTTGAAACCCAaacaaatgtattcaaatgatAAACTTGTTCTCACCCTGTAGATGTGGAAAGCAATGTAGAGGAAGTTGAGTTTATCCTTCTTCCTGCGGTCTTTCTGCAGCAGCTCCACCAGCACTGTGCACTGTTTggctttcttcttctgtttctcttctctcttcttctcctctggggtcatctcctcttcatcctcatcgTCCTCGTcgtcctcatcatcctcatcatcctcatcatcctcacctGTCTGGTCCTGCTCTTTGAGAACCAACTGAAACTGGGGGTTCTTCCAAAATGATTCTGAGAaaaaagaggggggaaaaagcaGCGTGATGACAAGAATGAGAACAGAAATGATCCTTGAATGCATAAttgtgcacaaataaacacataaatatacgTTTGTATTTGCGGCTGCCACCGGCGGAGTTCCCTGGTACCCAGACTCCTTCATGTTCACTGATGGTCCAGGTAGACGGGGAGGCAGGAGAGGTCGGAGAGGCAGGTGTGTTTTCCTCCACAAGGGTGTCGGGATTCACACTGCAAAGCTCCACAATGTTGTACAGGCTGCAGAAGTCCTGAGCACTGATCCTGATATAATTCATTAGAAGATAATTTGagaggtgtttttgtttgtgagagGTTGTACGttagtatcagtatcagtattcAGTGTCTGTCTCATACCAGAACTCtccatcttctctttttttcagctCAATCCGTTCCTTCTCCTTTTTGTCCACACTGTCCCACTCTTTACCCCtgaagtcacacacaaacacagagctgctcaacatctggagacacacacacacacacacacacacacacacacacacacaagaagctTCCTCACTTGTCACTCCAGGGTCCACGATATTCGACAAAGCCCCAGGGATTCCTCAGCCTCAGCAACAAAATCTCCTCTGATGCTTTCGTCACCTGAAATGTAACAACAAATTAAACTAAAAGGAACGATTTTGGAGAATATTTTACCAgttttcatctcatctcatttcTCAGTACAATATTATATCTGTACATGATGATATTATAACGTCAGTgagattatattatattatattatattatattatattatattatattatattatattatattatattatattatattatattatattatattatatcagaATGACATGACAAcattaaattagattaaaatgGCATAAAATGAGATGGCATAAAATTTGATGACGTTTCAGTGAGATTATACTAGATTCATTTAGATGAGATGAGATTAGACTGAGATGATATGAGAGTGGATTACATTTCAGTAAAATTATATTAGATTCAattcaatttgatttgattaaaattaaataaaatgacattagGACATGATGAGattatattaaatgtaattagATTCTGTTAGATTAGATTAGGTTTGACTGGGATGagataaaattaaatttcagtAACATTATatcacattaaattaaattaaaatgaggTAAAATTGCAGATTACAATGACTCTAATTGAGAACTTGCTGCAATagaaaacatacatgatacagaGTAATTAGAGATGATAATTACAGAGTAAACGCATAAAAACACACTCATGACGCCACAACAATAACTAATGAAAGTGGTTCAGTGCTACACAGTCTGCGGTGTTGTGGTCTCTGTGTGATACTGGCCTTGTCAGTGTCAGTGATGGCATAAGCATGACCCTTTATCAGCCCGTTTCCGGTCACTTTACCGATATCACGGTAGCTGCTGGCCTGTGAAGACAAAGAGTGAAAGTCAAGCATccgcctgtgtttgtgtgcatgttgctGTGAACATTTcgaggtgtgtgtgttatacCTGGATGAAGCAGCTGAGCAGGCTGCCTCGAGACAGAGCAGCTGTCAAAGACCTCCAGAGGACTCGGGGGGTACGGGAAGAGACAGGCAACGAGTACGCAATGCCTCCTGTGAAATCCTCCATCCCCTCTGAAATGTTACCCCCCTTCAGGCTTCCGTAGGATCCAATTAACCTGCATACCAGAGGTGAGAAAGTTATCTCCGGTGGCTGTGGGGTTTTTGTCAAATCactgcagtgacacacacacacacacacacacacacacacacacacacacacacacacacacacagaaagagaaagagagtgggTGATCTCAGACATTACAACCCAGAAACATATGCTGGTAGTGGCAACTGACTTGGCGTAGGCCTTCTCCACCAGGGCGCTCCAGTACTCGTTGCGGGTGTGAGAGTAGCTGAAGAGCAGACGGCCTTCGCGTACTGGCAGCCTGTCATCCACAACCACCTCCACCCACTCACCATACTGCCAGAACTGCACAGGGAcacacggagagagagagagacggataCAGGGATGGTAAATAACagaggagggatggatggaaTCAATCAGGGGGAAAGTTAATGAGTGTAAAGAGACAAAGTGAAATCTACATGTGGCCAGTATTTATCTTAAAGAGACACTCTACTTACTTTACACATCAAGATCTGTTTACATGtgctactcagcctgtgaaaacactTGTATGAGGCATCTCACTTCATCCTGTTTAGTTtacatgtgtattttttaatgtaattttatgcttattataaaatattatatatgtatattatgtgtgtatatttgatCTCttttttaaaggttctatatctttaaaaaaaaaaagaaaaaagattgtgactttgtttttcacCAGTGATATATGTGGAGATTGTGATCACATGATTTGGGTCTATGTGATGTGTTTTCCTGATTGACAGGCAGGCGTGATGAAGcagatgtgaaatgtgttgttgGCTCTTTTGCTTCCTGAATATGtgtaaattaatattaataaatctttatttactGCACTTTGGATCAGCACCAGACAAAACTGTATCACTGTGCAGTGGATTTAAGGCTTTGTGGCTTTGGAGGGAGGTTTctaaagtctgaaaaaaataaaaacccttgTGATTTCATCAGGATTAATTTAGCTTGGGTTTTAgattgtacatttttaatattaagaAGGTGTTATAAACTAAGAGTGTGTAGAGCGTGTTTACCAGGAAGGGACGGTCGAGACACTAACAGGTTGCACTATGGAAAGTGTAGAATCCAGAGTATTTGGGGTTTGGACCACACTGAGGGCTAATAGTCAGAATATCTCAGCCTCCCTGGATCAATtttgaagattattttttaaacctGTCCCTATAAGTCTCAAAacttgtatgtacagtatgtaaatgcAATACTGAAGTGTGAGAAAAAAGTCTGTTTAGGAAGCTTCACACATATTTTTTGACACACATTGTTTGACAACATcacaaataaagtacaagtgTGAAacagaataacacacacactgatcaataaatactggcttttcatcaataATTCTTGTGGTAACTATGTATGTTGATTAAACTCTTTGGTGTTTTTAGGAGCTTAGTTTGTTATGTTGgagtgtttctgttattttgtctatCCTGTGGGCACAGACTGCgatgaaaagaaacagacatcATCATAAAGTTACACCATGTGCTTGAGCTTGCTTTCATCTTTAAACAGCTCCACTACTGTGATGGTGTGTTTACAGGTCTCTCTAAAAAATCgctcagactgctgctgctcgACTTCAGATCTTTACACCGCAGTCGAATAATAGATATGAAAATACTGTTGGTTCATCCtgagcactgaatggtttaggacCAAAATGCAGTATAATTCTGATCATTTGCTCTCAGGTTTGACAGGTTTGTTTACAAAACTGAACACAGATACTCTCAGCTCTTGTAAATCAGAGCTtaaaacttttctgtttgtctctgcttTTCATCAAATGTAATTGGAGGCTGTTTAGTCACTGCAACgtattttctctgttctttaATCTATTTGTACTCTTCtaaaatcttgtttgtttgtctttttacatcttctcttaatgtctttttatgcgcaatgtaaagcactttgttgtCGAGCTTTCCTTCCCTTACTAAACAAAGCACCATCACACTATCATCACATGACATATCAGAGATCAAAGCAAAACATCAACAAGACATAAATATGtgagatgattaaaaaaaaactgaatgaaagaaagatCAGTTCTAGGAAATAAAACCCAGTGGCCTATAACATGATGCgttaaataaacacactgttcTCTTATCCAACTAAATGTATTAAGCAACCTCCAGAGGCAGTTACTGGTCATGCCTAGGGGTGTGTACTGTACTACTCACTGTGTACACAACTGAGAGCAGGCCTGCACTGGCCTTTTATAgctgcagctctgtgtctgtgtgtgtgtgtgtgtgtgtgtgtgtgtgtgtgtgtgtgtgtttgtgtgtgtgtgtgtgtgtgtgtgtgtgtgtgtgtgtgtgtgtgtgtgtgcgtgtgtgtgtgtgtttcccagaGGTAGTCACTACCTGCATGTCTGGACTGCTCTCCCATCACTCTGACCCTGCAAAAATGAGTTTCCAGTCCTTCCATCCTGCATGTTTAGTCATGTCACATTCTCCCTAACAGCCTCCAAAGGTCCAGAGCTCCGGGCAAAATAATCATTGAGCAAAACCTATGAGAGATTATCTATATATGactaatgtgtttgttttacaagaTTGGtatgtgtaataataatgagtTCTCTAGAACAGTGTCACTACTTTTAAGGAAGTTTTAGGTTGtgggttttatgtttgtgttttctgtcatgcGTGACCACTGTGCAGTGATCATTCCACGGTGAGTTGATACCTGTTTATTCCAGCTGCCTTCATTAAATGCCAGAGCTGTGGCACAGTAGCTGAACAAGAAGGCTTCTCCTTGAAAAATATTGCTAAATCAGAttgcttcttcttctgaaaTCAATCCTTTATTACaataaatgatgtgaaataaGCAAGTGTGAATTTGATATATAAATCAAACTTAATCATCTGTCTATCTGGTGTTCAAGCCTTTTAACACACATACTGAAACATATCTTCTGTGTCTGATTTGGCCAATGAGCTTtgcagtagttttctttgtcAGATTATagaataaactgaatattcttGAGTTCTGGACTGATGGActgattaaaaaacatcttaaacaaATATTGATAACTTCATAAGTACAGTGTTGACTGTTTGTCAACtggaatgaaaaaatatttacagtaccAGCCAAAAGTtttgacacactttctcattcaagggaatgggaaagtgtgtccaaacctctgactggtactttatatatattagattcatatttcttctttcttttcccccctctgtTTTGTGGCCTTTCCACCCCTCGTTATTCTTATTTAATGCAATTCTGTTTAtcttctctctgtatttctgtattttcatgtCCTTGTGTATGAATCaaagtctttttaaatatgcaataaaataaacaaacaaatgctcAACTAGAACAAgcaatttgatgacatcactgtaaagggacatttttccacaattttctgacattttaggaacaaaacaattattcagtcgattgaggaaataatcagcagatgaatcgataatgaaaattattgttagttgcagcctgtCGGATGTTCTGTATAATAGTAGGCAGTCTCATAAATATTTGGAGCTTCTTCAATCTCCACACACCAACACATTGTATCCTTATTGATCACCTTATCCTTTACAAGCATTTCAATGTAAGTTCTTTAATTTATGTCTTCATCAAAGTTGTATATTTCAGGTTCTGGCAGAGGACAGTCTGTGTCAGATTGGCTGCGAAGCAACACCTGAGCAAAGCCACTAACAAACtaataaatggttaaaacctCAACATGAGCATCCTGACTGAAGTACAGCTCATCATAAGTATTTGCTTTGATAAAGATTATCAACCAACATGTCCAGACAGAGACTGAGCTACGTCATGTATGGGACACTCAAGCAGAAGCACAAAAGGAAAAGTACTGTTGCTTATGTTTGCACGTTTTCCATCGGTCAGTGGTAAACTCTGTCTCTCATTAGCAAAAAGACAGAGGATGTCAGAGGCACTGGAGTGAAATCTGTCTACTTACCTTAAAATAGAAGATCCCTGCATACGGCTCAGACAGGCTTTGTTTGGGCGGCACCACCTTGGCAAAGAGTTTGGGATGC is a window from the Thunnus thynnus chromosome 7, fThuThy2.1, whole genome shotgun sequence genome containing:
- the capn12 gene encoding calpain-12 yields the protein MEAPLGSIENPIKFQNQDFKTLLEECLKSGKLFFDPTFPAEQKSIGMPEDPDPKKAIKWQRPKEISKNAVFVEDTTGTTDICQGQLGNCWLLAALSCLTMHPKLFAKVVPPKQSLSEPYAGIFYFKFWQYGEWVEVVVDDRLPVREGRLLFSYSHTRNEYWSALVEKAYAKLIGSYGSLKGGNISEGMEDFTGGIAYSLPVSSRTPRVLWRSLTAALSRGSLLSCFIQASSYRDIGKVTGNGLIKGHAYAITDTDKVTKASEEILLLRLRNPWGFVEYRGPWSDKGKEWDSVDKKEKERIELKKREDGEFWISAQDFCSLYNIVELCSVNPDTLVEENTPASPTSPASPSTWTISEHEGVWVPGNSAGGSRKYKQSFWKNPQFQLVLKEQDQTGEDDEDDEDDEDDEDDEDEEEMTPEEKKREEKQKKKAKQCTVLVELLQKDRRKKDKLNFLYIAFHIYRVPPELKGLCLDRSFFMKNRPVGRSGKYKAQRGVWRKVHLDPGNYVMVASTYRPNQPGDFFIRIFSKTGNTLGTQDFTCSSGFLTVMATPVSPEDQVRVEKTFEEVAGPDCKVNAKELMKLFNSALDKDYHLPLETCRQLIFGEDTNRRSRLSRKQTETLLSSLRNLQSIFSKFDTDSSGTMSPFELSTALQAVGMQCDGKVVRLLSERFASGELIMPFHGFVTCVTRLRKLFALYESETSQEVKDRGINAWLLQFLIL